The Plectropomus leopardus isolate mb unplaced genomic scaffold, YSFRI_Pleo_2.0 unplaced_scaffold11062, whole genome shotgun sequence genome contains a region encoding:
- the LOC121963380 gene encoding gastrula zinc finger protein XlCGF57.1-like, whose product LEGLEEADIKFTLTSVPVKTEEDDEDKAQSSQLHQRQTEQMETEADGEDCGGPEPDRNSHPDSPVQPDTEDKTGDFSEPETDDSRDWEETQEPQSGLNSLKNSESPVSDEEFNTGNTPVSSSECAGSFDHKKHLQEETEIQTGEKPFSCLICGKTFSRKYYFTTHMRLHSGEKRFSCSVCEANFSFSNSLVKHMRIHTGEKPFSCSYCDKSFTQKADLRRHMIVHTGKKPCSCSVCGKSFTQKTDLRRHMTVHTGEKPFRCLNCGKTFSQKYTLTTHMRLHTEGKRLSCSVCKAEFCLSNSLVKHMKIHSGEKPFSCSVCGKSFTQSSDMRRHMTVHTGEKPYSCLVCSKTFTQKHTLKLHLPIHTGEKPFSCLVCGKTFSRKYLLTSHMRLHSDGKRFSCSVCEAIFSFRSSLVKHVKIHTGEKPYSCSVCGKSFIQKTDMRRHMTVHTGEKPFSCSVCGNRFSRLGSVKRHKCVGGSGSKK is encoded by the coding sequence caaagacaaactgaacagatggaaacagaagctgatggagaggactgtggaggaccagaaccagacagaAACTCACATCCAGATAGTCCTGTACAGCCAGAcactgaggacaagactggagacttTTCTGAACCAGAGACTGATGACAGCAGAGACTGGGAGGAGACTCAGgaacctcagtcaggtttaaactctctgaaaaaCAGTGAATCACCTGTCAGCGATGAGGAATTTAACACTGGAAACACACCAGTTAGCTCCTCTGAATGTGCCGGAAGCTTCGACCACAAGAAACATCTGCAGGAAGAAACTGAAATCcaaacaggagagaaaccatttagtTGTTTAATTTGTGGTAAAACATTTTCTCGAAAGTACTACTTCACAACTCATATGAGACTTCATTCAGGGGAAAAACGgttcagctgctcagtttgCGAAGCAAATTTCAGCTTCAGTAACAGTTTGGTTAAACACATGAGAATCCACACGGGGGAGAAACCATTTAGTTGCTCATATTGTGACAAAAGTTTTACACAAAAGGCAGATCTGAGACGACACATGATTGTTCACACAGGGAAGAAACCATGTAGTTGTTCTGTTTGTGGTAAAAGTTTCACTCAGAAGACGGATTTGAGACGACACATGACCGTCCACACAGGGGAGAAACCGTTTCGGTGTTTAAATTGTGGTAAAACGTTCTCTCAAAAGTACACTTTAACAACTCATATGAGACTTCATACAGAAGGAAAACGCTTGAGTTGCTCAGTTTGTAAAGCAGAGTTTTGTCTCAGTAACAGTTTGGTTAAACATATGAAAATCCATTCAGGGGAGAAACCATTCAGTTGTTCAGTTTGTGGTAAAAGTTTCACGCAGAGTTCAGATATGAGACGACACATGActgtccacacaggagagaaaccatatAGTTGTTTAGTATGCAGTAAGACATTCACACAGAAGCATACTCTGAAATTGCACTTGCCCATTCACACAGGGGAGAAACCCTTCAGTTGTTTAGTTTGCGGTAAAACATTCTCCCGAAAGTACCTTTTAACATCTCATATGAGACTTCATTCAGATGGAAAACGgttcagctgctcagtttgtGAGGCAATTTTTAGTTTTCGTAGCAGTTTGGTGAAACACGTGAAAATCCACACCGGGGAGAAACCATACAGCTGTTCGGTCTGTGGCAAAAGTTTTATCCAAAAGACAGATATGAGACGACACATGActgtccacacaggagagaaaccgttCAGCTGCAGCGTTTGTGGAAACAGATTCAGTCGTCTTGGTTCTGTGAAAAGACACAAGTGTGTCGGTGGGAGCGGCAGCAAAAAGTGA